The Bacillus carboniphilus genome contains a region encoding:
- a CDS encoding class I SAM-dependent methyltransferase, which translates to MLDSQVEKLFSVFDQSTVAIQEVNGLTYLEALVETGDNLFQDTILQPVDDVTKKRLQQLYRSVNLQQFSKEEVRKAFQLVVLKGMRDYVQPHHQMTPDTIGLLMTELIKEFLKREKKTEITLLDPAIGTGNLVTTILNHLPSYEVQAYGVEVDEVLLKLSYTASNLQELAIELYNQDALEPLFIDPVDLVVCDLPVGYYPRKEFAKGYELDREEGHAFSHYLFIEQSVRHTKPGGLLFFVIPNFLFEGEDSAKLHAFTKEHTHIQGLIQLPLSMFKSEKNAKSILILQKKKEGLEPPKNVFMANMPKLSNKNALRDIFIQIQEWFIEEKKS; encoded by the coding sequence ATGGACTAACTTACTTAGAGGCTTTGGTAGAAACAGGAGATAATTTGTTTCAAGATACGATTTTACAACCCGTGGATGATGTAACAAAAAAAAGATTACAACAACTATATCGTTCCGTTAACCTTCAGCAATTCAGTAAAGAAGAAGTTCGTAAAGCATTTCAATTAGTAGTCCTTAAGGGCATGCGAGACTATGTGCAGCCTCATCACCAAATGACTCCAGATACAATTGGATTACTGATGACTGAATTGATCAAAGAGTTTTTAAAGCGGGAGAAGAAGACAGAGATCACTCTACTTGACCCTGCTATTGGGACGGGTAACTTAGTAACTACGATTCTAAACCATCTGCCATCCTATGAAGTACAAGCATATGGAGTTGAGGTAGATGAGGTACTTTTAAAGTTATCCTATACAGCATCTAACTTGCAGGAGTTGGCTATTGAGTTATATAATCAGGACGCGTTAGAACCACTATTCATTGATCCAGTTGATTTAGTTGTTTGTGATCTCCCAGTTGGTTATTATCCGAGAAAGGAATTTGCAAAGGGGTATGAACTAGATCGTGAAGAAGGACACGCCTTTAGTCATTATCTGTTTATTGAACAGAGTGTTCGTCATACAAAACCAGGAGGGTTGTTATTTTTTGTCATCCCGAATTTTCTATTTGAAGGGGAAGATTCAGCAAAGCTTCATGCTTTTACAAAAGAACATACCCATATCCAAGGGTTAATTCAGTTACCTTTATCGATGTTTAAGAGCGAAAAGAATGCGAAAAGCATCCTTATTCTTCAAAAGAAAAAAGAGGGGTTAGAACCACCGAAAAATGTTTTTATGGCAAACATGCCAAAGTTGTCGAATAAGAATGCTCTTAGAGATATATTTATTCAAATTCAGGAATGGTTTATAGAAGAGAAAAAATCTTGA
- a CDS encoding acetate kinase, producing the protein MSKVIAINAGSSSLKFQLFNMPEEEVVTKGLIERIGLKDSIFTISVEDKKIKQVLDIEDHAQAVKLLLEQLTTQGIIKSLNEIEGIGHRVVHGGEVFSDSVVITDEVINQIEELSELAPLHNPANITGIKAFKEVLPKAPAIAVFDTAFHQTMPESSYLYSLPYEYYEKYGIRKYGFHGTSHKYVSERAAELLGRPIEHLRLISCHLGNGASIAAIEGGKSIDTSMGFTPLAGVAMGTRSGNIDPALIPFIMEKTNQTADEVINVLNKKSGILGVSGFSSDLRDIEEATAQGNERAELALEVFANRIHKYIGSYAARMYGVDAIIFTAGIGENSDVIRERVLKGLEFMGVYWDPALNKVRGKEAFISYPHSPVKVLIIPTNEEVMIARDVQRLTT; encoded by the coding sequence ATGTCAAAAGTTATTGCCATTAATGCCGGAAGTTCTTCCTTAAAGTTCCAGCTTTTCAATATGCCAGAAGAAGAAGTTGTAACAAAAGGCCTTATTGAAAGAATTGGACTAAAGGATTCCATTTTTACAATTTCGGTAGAAGATAAAAAAATTAAGCAGGTTTTAGATATTGAAGATCATGCACAAGCAGTGAAACTACTTCTTGAACAATTAACCACTCAAGGAATCATTAAAAGTTTAAATGAGATTGAAGGTATTGGACATCGAGTTGTTCATGGTGGAGAAGTATTCTCTGATTCAGTTGTCATTACGGACGAAGTCATTAACCAAATTGAAGAGCTATCAGAGCTTGCACCTCTTCATAACCCAGCCAATATAACGGGAATAAAGGCGTTTAAAGAGGTGCTGCCAAAGGCACCTGCTATTGCCGTTTTTGATACAGCCTTTCATCAAACGATGCCTGAAAGCTCCTATCTATATAGCTTACCCTACGAATATTATGAGAAGTACGGTATTCGTAAGTATGGCTTTCATGGAACCTCACACAAATATGTTTCAGAAAGAGCAGCTGAGTTATTAGGCCGTCCCATTGAACATTTACGCTTAATTTCTTGTCATTTAGGAAATGGTGCTAGTATTGCTGCGATTGAAGGTGGAAAATCGATTGACACTTCCATGGGCTTTACCCCACTAGCCGGTGTAGCAATGGGAACGCGGTCGGGTAATATTGACCCTGCACTCATACCGTTCATTATGGAAAAAACAAATCAAACGGCTGATGAAGTGATAAATGTACTCAACAAGAAGAGTGGAATACTTGGTGTATCAGGATTTTCAAGTGATCTTCGAGACATTGAAGAAGCAACAGCTCAAGGAAATGAACGAGCAGAGTTGGCTTTAGAAGTATTCGCTAACCGAATTCATAAATATATTGGTTCTTATGCCGCAAGAATGTATGGAGTAGATGCAATTATTTTCACAGCTGGAATCGGAGAGAATAGTGACGTTATACGGGAAAGAGTTCTGAAAGGACTTGAGTTTATGGGTGTATACTGGGATCCTGCTTTAAATAAAGTTCGAGGAAAGGAAGCTTTCATTAGCTATCCTCATTCCCCTGTAAAAGTGTTAATTATTCCTACAAATGAAGAAGTCATGATTGCAAGGGATGTTCAACGTTTAACCACCTAA
- a CDS encoding EcsC family protein, with the protein MKHTHSILDAQNELVNWEQKLLSYEGNDFEKTYERWLHGAFDSLPEQWKDHVTSSIDQWIFHIYAIFHESSFQQDAKERILSSARAFDDQIQTFEDIKQLSLPKLKYIAEQETSRHGLYSIIQGGLIGTGRSIFSTMSIPATLITNIRVVQLLSYVYGNDLSSPYELMTSLKVFHAATLPKRYQGQAWEKLKDELHLQNGTRYFYNGDEKVITKEWLELGIQELVKILAVQLFQPKKEGKVPFLSMVLGISFQYKMSKKISEFAHKYYLYRYLLEQENK; encoded by the coding sequence ATGAAACACACTCATTCTATATTGGATGCACAGAACGAACTTGTTAATTGGGAACAGAAGCTGTTGAGTTATGAAGGAAATGATTTTGAAAAAACCTACGAACGATGGCTTCACGGTGCTTTTGATTCTTTACCTGAACAATGGAAAGATCATGTAACTAGTTCAATTGACCAATGGATATTTCATATTTATGCGATATTCCATGAATCTTCTTTCCAGCAAGATGCAAAGGAAAGAATACTTTCAAGTGCAAGAGCATTTGACGATCAAATCCAAACCTTTGAGGACATAAAGCAATTATCACTACCAAAGCTTAAGTATATTGCAGAACAAGAAACATCAAGGCATGGTTTATATTCTATTATTCAAGGTGGGTTAATAGGTACAGGTAGGTCCATCTTTTCAACCATGAGTATTCCAGCAACTCTCATTACAAATATTCGGGTTGTTCAACTCCTTTCATATGTGTATGGGAATGATTTATCGTCTCCTTATGAACTCATGACTTCGCTAAAGGTGTTTCACGCTGCGACTTTACCTAAGCGATACCAAGGTCAAGCATGGGAAAAACTAAAAGATGAACTGCATCTTCAAAATGGTACTAGGTATTTTTATAATGGAGATGAAAAAGTTATCACAAAAGAATGGCTGGAATTAGGAATTCAAGAGTTAGTTAAAATCCTTGCAGTTCAATTATTTCAACCTAAAAAAGAAGGGAAAGTTCCCTTTTTAAGCATGGTTTTAGGTATTAGTTTTCAATATAAAATGTCTAAGAAAATCTCTGAATTTGCACATAAATACTATCTATACCGTTACTTATTGGAACAAGAGAATAAATAG